A window from Ardenticatenales bacterium encodes these proteins:
- a CDS encoding 50S ribosomal protein L28 encodes MAKCELCGKGPMTGNNVSFSQKKTRRVFRPNIQRATFYEGDRKVKKYVCARCLKTVSKS; translated from the coding sequence ATGGCGAAATGTGAGCTATGTGGCAAGGGACCTATGACCGGGAACAACGTGAGCTTCTCCCAGAAGAAGACACGCCGCGTCTTTCGGCCCAATATCCAGCGCGCCACATTCTACGAAGGCGACCGCAAAGTCAAGAAATATGTCTGTGCCCGCTGCTTGAAAACCGTCAGCAAATCGTAG
- the mvk gene encoding mevalonate kinase: MVTERTTQASAPGKIILFGEHAVVYGHPAIAAPISQVRARATVADAANAPDGPRICLNLTNLNYQYTLAKAADDDPFAAAIRLLQEVAGLSTLPSLDITIHSDIPIASGLGSGAATAAALLRALARHLGLDSLATDEEVSRLTFAVERLHHGTPSGIDNTVVACEKPVYFVRRQPRNLVETFVVARPLRILVADTGVSSSTREVVGDVRRQWQADPTRYEALFAHCGAIAQQARQAIEAGTAPRVGALMNENQEVLREMTVSADSLERLITVARQAGALGAKLSGGGRGGNMIALVTAETEADVRAALLAAAARSVLTSVIGKDEDEV; this comes from the coding sequence ATGGTAACTGAGCGAACAACGCAAGCCAGCGCCCCGGGAAAGATCATCTTGTTTGGCGAGCACGCCGTCGTTTACGGGCATCCCGCTATTGCCGCCCCTATCAGCCAGGTACGCGCGCGGGCCACGGTCGCGGACGCCGCGAACGCGCCGGATGGGCCACGTATTTGCCTCAACCTGACCAATCTCAACTACCAGTATACGCTGGCGAAAGCAGCCGACGATGACCCCTTTGCCGCCGCGATCCGTTTGCTGCAAGAAGTGGCGGGTCTGTCCACGCTGCCATCTTTAGATATAACGATTCACAGCGACATCCCTATCGCCAGCGGACTGGGCAGCGGCGCGGCCACCGCCGCCGCTCTCCTGCGCGCCCTCGCCCGTCATCTTGGCCTGGATTCACTGGCAACGGATGAAGAAGTGTCCCGCCTCACTTTTGCCGTGGAACGCCTGCATCACGGCACGCCCAGCGGCATCGACAATACCGTTGTCGCCTGCGAAAAACCCGTGTACTTCGTGCGGCGGCAGCCGCGCAATCTCGTGGAGACGTTCGTCGTGGCGCGACCGCTGCGCATCCTGGTGGCGGACACGGGCGTGAGCAGTTCCACGCGGGAGGTGGTGGGGGATGTGCGTCGCCAGTGGCAGGCGGACCCAACGCGCTATGAGGCGCTGTTCGCTCATTGCGGCGCGATTGCCCAACAGGCGCGGCAAGCCATTGAGGCGGGAACCGCGCCACGGGTGGGCGCGCTGATGAACGAGAACCAGGAGGTGCTGCGAGAGATGACGGTTTCCGCGGATTCGTTGGAACGGCTGATAACGGTGGCGCGACAGGCGGGGGCGTTGGGAGCGAAACTGAGCGGCGGCGGGCGGGGGGGCAACATGATAGCCCTGGTCACGGCGGAAACGGAAGCGGATGTCCGCGCCGCGTTGCTGGCGGCGGCGGCGCGTTCGGTGCTGACGAGTGTTATTGGGAAGGATGAGGATGAGGTATGA
- a CDS encoding Asp23/Gls24 family envelope stress response protein — protein sequence MPTKEEKLGTIDISTTTVATITNQAVHQCYGVVGMANKNLADGISNVLSRDSRRGIDVKLEDNQLFIDVYVIVQYGTRIRVVAESIQNTVKFHVEKALGIPVKAVNVFVQGLRISEDQE from the coding sequence ATGCCAACCAAAGAGGAAAAACTGGGAACCATTGATATTTCCACGACAACGGTGGCTACCATCACCAATCAGGCCGTGCACCAATGCTATGGCGTGGTAGGCATGGCCAACAAGAACCTGGCGGATGGCATTAGCAATGTTTTGTCGCGGGATAGCCGACGGGGCATCGACGTGAAACTGGAAGACAACCAGTTATTCATTGACGTTTATGTGATAGTGCAGTATGGCACACGCATTCGCGTGGTGGCCGAGAGTATCCAGAATACGGTCAAATTTCACGTAGAAAAAGCATTGGGCATTCCCGTGAAGGCGGTGAATGTGTTTGTGCAGGGGCTGCGCATCAGCGAAGACCAGGAATAG
- a CDS encoding decaprenyl-phosphate phosphoribosyltransferase, giving the protein MLSGLFKTMRPRQWSKNIFVFAALVFDSKLFDVPSLLRTLAAFILLCFMSSAVYLMNDLADIESDRQHPIKRRRPLPAGQLSPVVAQVAAVVLAVGSLGAAALLSHDLALVLLIYLVLQIAYTFRLKHVALLDVMVVAAGFVLRVGAGTAVITVQRFSPWLYVCMGLLALFMALGKRRHELILLGGDAGNHRAILQEYSLDLIDRLISIVTTSVIVAYSLYTFLAEGLPQNHLMMLTIPFILYAVFRYLYLIHIRGEGGIPEDILLHDRPLQIDMALWAGTVLVALYIL; this is encoded by the coding sequence GTGCTATCGGGATTATTCAAGACAATGCGGCCGCGCCAATGGAGCAAAAACATCTTTGTTTTCGCGGCCCTGGTTTTCGATTCCAAGCTATTTGACGTGCCCAGCCTGCTGCGAACGCTCGCGGCTTTTATCTTGTTGTGCTTCATGTCCAGCGCCGTCTACTTGATGAATGATCTGGCGGACATCGAAAGCGACCGCCAACATCCCATCAAGCGGCGACGGCCCCTGCCGGCAGGTCAATTGAGCCCGGTGGTGGCGCAAGTGGCCGCCGTGGTGCTGGCCGTGGGCAGCCTGGGGGCAGCCGCGCTGCTCAGCCATGACCTGGCGTTGGTGCTGCTCATCTACCTGGTCCTGCAAATAGCGTACACTTTTCGCTTGAAGCATGTGGCGCTGTTGGACGTGATGGTCGTGGCGGCGGGCTTTGTGCTGCGCGTGGGCGCGGGCACGGCGGTGATCACGGTGCAGCGGTTTTCCCCCTGGTTGTACGTCTGCATGGGGCTGCTGGCGCTGTTTATGGCGTTGGGCAAGCGGCGGCATGAGTTGATCTTGTTGGGCGGAGATGCCGGCAATCATCGCGCCATCCTCCAGGAATACAGCCTCGACCTCATTGACCGCCTCATCAGCATTGTCACCACCAGCGTCATCGTCGCCTACAGCCTATACACCTTCCTTGCCGAAGGACTGCCCCAAAACCACCTGATGATGCTCACCATCCCCTTCATCCTCTACGCCGTCTTTCGCTACCTCTACCTCATCCACATTCGTGGCGAAGGCGGCATCCCCGAGGACATTCTCCTGCACGACCGCCCACTGCAAATTGACATGGCCTTGTGGGCCGGCACCGTTCTGGTCGCCCTCTACATCCTCTAA
- a CDS encoding NAD-dependent epimerase/dehydratase family protein has protein sequence MRFLITGGAGFLGAALANRLAEDGHEVRVLDDLSSGDKAALSPLVLFSRGDVNNVPLLWSLLQDVDCVYHLAARVSVPQSVLYPRAYNEVNVGGTVSLMEATRDAGIRRVVLASSGAVYGQQSQQPVHENDTPRPDSPYAVSKWAAEQYLHTIGDLWGIETVALRIFNAYGPGQALPVSHAPIVPRFLHAAITGGSLVVFGSGKQTRDFVYISDVVQALVNAAAARDINRQVINVGSGVETSIHELVNLLEQIVGHGVNRIDNTEKSGGVSRLVADITKAEMLLGFRPQVSLRAGLQRTLAQDNRFHLPERTPS, from the coding sequence GATTACTGGCGGGGCGGGTTTTTTAGGGGCGGCGCTGGCCAATCGCCTGGCGGAAGATGGACACGAAGTGCGCGTGCTGGACGATTTGAGCAGTGGCGATAAGGCAGCGTTGTCTCCGCTGGTGTTGTTCTCGCGCGGGGACGTGAATAATGTGCCGCTGCTGTGGTCGCTGTTGCAAGATGTGGATTGCGTCTATCATCTGGCGGCGCGGGTGTCTGTGCCGCAGTCGGTGCTGTACCCGCGTGCGTATAATGAGGTGAATGTGGGGGGCACGGTGAGTTTGATGGAGGCTACGAGAGATGCCGGCATTCGCCGCGTCGTCCTCGCATCATCAGGCGCGGTGTATGGGCAACAATCCCAGCAGCCCGTCCACGAAAACGACACCCCGCGCCCGGACTCCCCCTACGCCGTCAGCAAATGGGCCGCGGAACAATACCTGCACACCATCGGCGACCTCTGGGGGATCGAAACAGTCGCCCTACGCATCTTCAACGCCTACGGACCGGGCCAGGCGCTGCCCGTCTCCCACGCCCCCATCGTCCCCCGCTTCCTGCACGCAGCCATCACCGGCGGCTCCCTCGTCGTCTTCGGCTCAGGCAAGCAAACGCGCGACTTCGTCTACATCTCCGACGTGGTGCAGGCGCTGGTGAATGCCGCCGCCGCCCGCGACATCAACCGCCAGGTGATCAATGTGGGCAGCGGCGTGGAAACCTCTATTCACGAGCTGGTGAACCTGCTGGAGCAGATCGTAGGGCACGGCGTCAACCGTATTGATAACACGGAAAAAAGCGGCGGTGTCAGCCGCCTCGTGGCCGACATCACCAAAGCGGAAATGCTCCTGGGTTTTCGCCCCCAGGTCAGCCTGCGCGCCGGCTTGCAGCGCACCCTGGCGCAGGATAATCGCTTCCATCTTCCCGAACGCACGCCTTCTTGA